In the genome of Yarrowia lipolytica chromosome 1B, complete sequence, the window GTTCATGCAACTGGAGCTTGACTCGTTTGAGACCTACGCCAATGACCTGGTTGATTCCTGGGACAAGGAGACTCATGATAAGGAAATTGCCACGGAACATTACTATCTGAGTAATgtgaccaaggagaaggataAGCGGGACTTCTTATCGTCTTTCAAGGACGTTCTAATGATGCCCATCAATGTTATTGGTGTGGGAAGTTCCAAGGACGCCAGCAGGTCGGGGACACCGAACCCCAATGCCAACGGTAGCTCCTCCAAGTCAGGCACTCCTAACCCTGGAGCATCTCGCTCCGGCACTCCCAACCCCGACCAATCATCTGCTGATGGTCATCAcgtgtcttctcctcctcccgaGCTCGAGACAAACCTTCCCACCACAGAGTTGGACGCCAAGGCCGCTATTATGAACGACCGTTTGCAGGGCATCAACTCGTTGTTTAACCTCGAGCTGGCtctcaacatcaccaaggctGGAAAGGCGTCTCTAGAGCGAATCAAGCGATTCCATGCTGCCGGAGGACAGCTGGCCAAAGACTCCAAGGAGCAATGTGAGCGCGTGTTCGTATCTCTTATCGATATTCTTGGTAAGCGGCATATCGGTGGTGGTTTCGACAAAGCTCTAGGACGTTTGGATTCGTATAAACCGCATAATCTCGGCTTTTTGGACGAaaagaagagcaagaagggcaagaaggaggaagtcaaggaggaatcgttggaggagaagaagaagaaggaaatgGAAAAGAAGGGAGGTCTCGAACCTCTCGTTGTCTTTGCTGAGTTGGTCAACATTGGAGATCTTATTCAGCAGATGATCCACGTCTTCTTCGAAGAGGAGCTGGCACAAAAGAAGTTCATCGATCGAAATGACTTTGTCTCTCCCTCGGTTCAGGCCAAAAAGAAGTTTGAGAAGCAGTTGGATGAATATGTGGCTCGAGGTCTGAACCAGGGTATTGATGTTCTTTCCGACCAGATGGACTTCCTGTTTGTCACCACTCAACTGGGCTCGGATTTCAACCCCCTGCCTAACATGGAGCCCAATATGGGACCCACGGAGTGCGCAAAGGGGCTGGTTGACCTGTTGTCTGTTCACATGAAGATTCTGTCTGGAAGTACTGAGAAAACTGTGCTGGATGTGTTCCAACAGGAACTGGGTATGCGGTTTTTTGCCAGCATTTGCAAGCATCTCAAGAGAAAGACAATTTCTGTCGATGGAGCCATCACTGTCATTTCTGACCTCAATTACTACTATTCGTTTGTGTTGGGACTGAAGCAAAGACCTCTCAACCAGCCGTTTGCCGCCCTGAAGGAGGTTGGCCAGATGTATCTGATTGATACCAAGGATGCAAAGGCCCTGGGCAAACTGCTGTCGGACATGAACCGGTTCAAGGGCGTGTTTCAACCTGAAGAGATTTACGAGTTTGCCCACTCTAGAGCAGATTGGGTGCTGGTGAAgagagaggtggagaaggcgaTGTATGGACTGGGTGTGGATTGTGTCATCTCGTAGAGCTCTTCACACCACACTTCTAATGACACTAGTGTAAATAAAATAGTTCGCAATGATAGATATTCGACATAGCAAGAGGTGTGGACGCTCCATATTGGTACCATCGTTCCTAATTGTAGCTTCAAGCAGTCTGAGAACgtacgtatgtactacagtagcaGATACATGCCAGGGGACCTCAATATTGGTCTCAGAAACAGGTATTACTTCACTGAAACCCATTTATCAAATCCCATTCAGATTAGTAATGAGTGCGTAAGCCTTCAATGTTCATGTCATACCTACAAGTCGAAATATTCGCGTGCAGAAATGTTCTCGTGGAGGTGCGTCCTTTGAACTAAAATTCAGATAAGGTTGGTCTTTTGAGTAATTAATTCGTGTCGCTCTTGAAAAATGCTGTCATTTGAAGTATACCCTAGACATAATAAATGCAAGATATTATGCACCATGAGCTTAGAATTAAATCTGAAATAAGTAGTAAACAATTATATAAATGCGACTATTTGTACTACTAGTGCTCTAAGAAAAATTCTAAAATGTCCATAATTTGAATAAAATGCTGAAGTTTCTTTCCACATAATTCATATAAGTATTTTTGTAACAGAAACTGATTTATCAAGCAGTATACACTTCAGACTGAATTCTTGCATACGACGTGCATATTATGCACGTCCTATGCACTTTTAAGCACACCGGGCTAGCTACTTTGGGAAGATGATATTTGCCGATTTGCCGAAGTAACCATTTGGCCATGTGGTTATTTCTATTTAGCAATATAAATGAGTATACATGAGGCAGATATAGTTGTGGGGTTAGCGATATATAGCAATATAGATCCTCGTGACTTATATTCTCAACATTACTTGCTCACCCCCTTTGTTATGCACAATGAGGAACTCCATGGTCTATGCTGAGTATTGTGAACAGTGAACATATCTTCGCTGAAGTGAAGAGACAGAGCGATTTGAAGACAGCAGTACTTTCTGATTATGTCAAGTTTTGTGTGATTAAAAGAGTGGCTCAGTTTCAAGTGTATTTGGGTTTATTTGAAATGCTCATGGAAGGTGATATAATGCTGTGGTTGAGGGGACTCTCGCAGTATTAAATGTCGACAGATGGTCTCCTGTAATGATATGTTTGACACTGACTTggttctacaagtacagtactgtatttGCACACTACTCGTATTTGTGGTTCCCGAATCGTCTATTATTTCAGTCATCATACTTCGTCCAGTGATACTCGCTGATTCTCGCTGTGCTGCGACCCACTTGAAAACACACTAAATATCCTCCGTGTCATAGCAAATTCATTAATCATTAGTTAGTATACATCCTGCCTATCTATCTCCTTCAATAACACCTGCGTCAGTAGTTGGGTAGGGCAAAAGTGGGGGGTTCTATGGAAACCAACTTACCGACTAGTTCCACGTCGAGGGTGCGCGCACGCGTGCTGGCCGTGAACGTGTCGCGGTAGCTGTCTGCCTGGGCGTCCAGTCGATGGAACATTTCTTTATCCTGCGTGAGTCCCACTTCGAAACGAAGCTGTTTAAGGGATGCAGGGAGCGCCGCGGCAAACTGGATGCCGGGTAGGTGGAAGCCCTTAATGGACAAGTACTCCAACTGTTTGCATCTGTGGCTCTTAAGAGGAGTCCACGAGAGCTGCTGGTGATATGGCTCTACGGGTAGGTCGATGGTCAGTCGTCTGACAGTGGGAGGTGGCGATAGAACGAATGAATGGAATCGTTCGTTGTCTGTGTTAATAAAGAAGAGGTTGGGACTTCTGGCTGATCAGGGTGGTCAGTTTAGCCAGTTTTTGGAGCTTTATGCCTGGGAATTTTTCTTTTGTGATTTTGTGTTGGGTATGTTGTATCtggtgtgtgggtgtgATAGAAGCAAACGAATTGCCACAAACATTTCTGGACCCAGATATGATGACCCTCAGCATATGGAGTGGCACTTGATTCTCAGCGCATTTAGCACGCCCAGTTATACTCACGTGAATAGACCGTGTATCCCTTACTCAACCTgacctccagctcctcaatACTGCCGAAATCCTTAACGTCATAAGGATACTGCCAAATGCAATTTTCCAACACCAGTCTCTTGACCGCCACCGTCTCGTTTCTTGACGGGCTCAGCCTCGTCACTGGTGTGCTTCCATCCTTGTCTGCCGAGATTCTAGACAGCGGAATGATCTCATGGACGCCATCCTTATTGAGAATCGAGTCTCTCTGGACTGTGAAGCCCTCAAGGGCAAGTGTCTTAACAGCTGGAAAGCCCACGAGATGGTCGATGTCAAAGGAGATTTGTTTTGCTGGCGCGTTGACGTTGTTGAAGGTCTGGAGCCGTTGCACCTGACCGGATATAACAGTCATGTTAGTCACTCGGTCGCATCCCACGTACTTGAGCCACGCAGAAGAGCCCGAAATGACCATTGTCACGTCGGACAGCTGCGGACACAGCGACATAAACTCCGTCAGCAGCTCAGGATAGTGCCACTCGGCATAGGACGAATGTTTGGTGATGTGCAGAGTGTGGATATATCCGGCTATGCCGCACGAATCAGAAGCCAGGTAGTCTCTGGTGGGGGCCAAGGAGTCCCAGCTCAGGTAAAAGTCACCAAACAACTTGTCGCACGCCGCGTGGCGAAGATCGTGACTCACCAGAGACACGGCTCTAATGTCGCGTTTGGGCAGGAGGTCACAGATGGCATTTTTGAGCTCGGCCGGCAGTCTGGTTAGTGGGGACGCCGTGGGCCGTTTGTGGCACGTCTCAGGATCGTTCTCTAGACGTCGCTTGACCATGTTAGAAGTGGCTGTGGTGGAACAACTAGTGCCGTTTGTATATCGGGTTCCTTAGACTATAGGCCAAAAGATTAAAGAGTCACTCCCAAGGTTTCTTGTCCCAAGGCACGTGATGATACCATTATCTCAACTTTATTTGACAGAGAAGGGCAACCAAAGAGCTGTATGCTAACTTGAGCTTGGTTCAGAAGAGAGCAGTGAAATCATATGGAGATGGGCTAATGACTGCGCCTTTTAATCTACATGGAGCTCGTGTTCTTCAAGCCGCTCTAGCGCTCTGTCTTGGATACAATGATGTGTGCCAAGGAGCAGTTGATCTGATTGCCCTATCAGCCACTCGAATACTGTATACTTCAGTAGGGTAGATTGATATCGagctgctacttgtactattGTTTCAAGGGACCGATATTCCAATGTTTTATTATGGTTGGTGTGTTATTACAGTAGATGCAGACTTGTATTCTAACCATCCATCGTTTAACTTCCCTACCGGCTCTTATATAGCTAACTCGCTCTATCCTTGTCATATTTATCATCAGTAGTCGCTGTATAATCGCAGCAATGGAAGCCTGTCAGAACAAACTGGTCAATGGCATCTGCAGGTCctcagtatgtacgagaACAACAGATTATGGTCTCCCAGCAGCAAAGTCTAGAATACCACACAACCACGAGCGATAGCAGAAAAATATACCTAGTACTCATTGCTTGACTCTCACTGCTTTATGGGGTTCATGGCAGTGGCAACCTGGTGCCAATCTCGCACTCCACAGGCCCACTGATCACTGGCGAGATCGGGCACCCGCTCATGGCCCCAGATGACCAGATGATCGAACGAGCCTTCGGCGTTCCACGACCGCATCTCGATGGGCTCGTTGTTTCGGTAGTCATCGGGATTTCGCTCGAATCCATCCTGGTCAAAGTCCTGGGTGATGTCGCCCAGCTGGGACACGGGGTTCGAGTTCTCGAAGAAATTGGTACCCTCGGTGAACCTGTAGCCACGGTACGTCTCGGGCAGATTCTGCTCCACTCCATGAAGCTTCCTGCCTCGAAAATGGGTACTCAATGGAGCTGAAGAGGCACTCTTGTCTTTTGGATCCTTTGAATCCCTGTTGTTCAATCCAAACTCtttctcgtcctcctcacCCTGCTCTTTCGCTGCATCATTCTCTTCGGCCTTCTTAGCAACCTCCGGGTTCTCGTCAGCCTTTTCGTCTTTGGTCACTTCCACCTGTTGCCCGTTCTTGTTGTCACCACCCTCGATGGTGAAGTACTCAGCCACGTTGGCAGGCCCTGTGTAGTGGATATGGCACGGCAGCACGTGACAGACCGTGTTCGGCTTTTTTTCGCTCTGCTGCTCGGGAAATAATCGAATGTCCATTGTGTGAGAGACTGTTGTGGTGGAGACGTGTGCTAGATCAACTGCGACCAAGACGTCAAACATTGCTGCAACCATGCATGAACATGCGTGCGGTGTGATGGGCGACTTCCGATTAACaacgagttcaaggagttcaaggaggCAAAAGGCAGTTCATACAAATTCTTGTAGTAGAATTATATCAATCTTTCGTTAATGAAAACAGTtcagacaaaaaaaaatctctagaaaaagagaagaaaa includes:
- a CDS encoding uncharacterized protein (Compare to YALI0B19074g, uniprot|O93954 Yarrowia lipolytica Sls2 protein synthetic lethal with 7SL RNA conditional mutation, similar to Saccharomyces cerevisiae RCY1 (YJL204C); ancestral locus Anc_1.131), with amino-acid sequence MSTLMWSAEQSAAAAAGSHLQSAAEWPDRVLTNLIRYMSPRDVVTFGSTCKRIRQVSLRDDLWQSRLEAMDLWDDAEAKRKKNDEFHQHEEQELDKEEEEDMTGAGQKKEEDTLVDLLDLSPTKPVTATSTPYMPPADLSNQPNPLTPFDGLESTYGKALETYSSVYRNLAPFYYDMVQSGAFQEPLLFKLYDQPEHQARALVNLKRLSYSLGDNEFEDENRDQLASIAETFENAALREFELGIDEGDFTPDSRVKRYAQVLKQLGATESCVELFVHKRAIDVPHSPAILGDKGINMTALQNHLDLVSKTIAQQMEAIDTVFGLEIDNVSYLFAKIVLEDAVIDTINHVLEAAREQETVYYLDAVPDIYAKLLTITDTLPSSINGHQDKYKGALKRLLISQYEFHVDQFMQLELDSFETYANDLVDSWDKETHDKEIATEHYYLSNVTKEKDKRDFLSSFKDVLMMPINVIGVGSSKDASRSGTPNPNANGSSSKSGTPNPGASRSGTPNPDQSSADGHHVSSPPPELETNLPTTELDAKAAIMNDRLQGINSLFNLELALNITKAGKASLERIKRFHAAGGQLAKDSKEQCERVFVSLIDILGKRHIGGGFDKALGRLDSYKPHNLGFLDEKKSKKGKKEEVKEESLEEKKKKEMEKKGGLEPLVVFAELVNIGDLIQQMIHVFFEEELAQKKFIDRNDFVSPSVQAKKKFEKQLDEYVARGLNQGIDVLSDQMDFLFVTTQLGSDFNPLPNMEPNMGPTECAKGLVDLLSVHMKILSGSTEKTVLDVFQQELGMRFFASICKHLKRKTISVDGAITVISDLNYYYSFVLGLKQRPLNQPFAALKEVGQMYLIDTKDAKALGKLLSDMNRFKGVFQPEEIYEFAHSRADWVLVKREVEKAMYGLGVDCVIS
- a CDS encoding uncharacterized protein (Compare to YALI0B19118g, no similarity), giving the protein MVAAMFDVLVAVDLAHVSTTTVSHTMDIRLFPEQQSEKKPNTVCHVLPCHIHYTGPANVAEYFTIEGGDNKNGQQVEVTKDEKADENPEVAKKAEENDAAKEQGEEDEKEFGLNNRDSKDPKDKSASSAPLSTHFRGRKLHGVEQNLPETYRGYRFTEGTNFFENSNPVSQLGDITQDFDQDGFERNPDDYRNNEPIEMRSWNAEGSFDHLVIWGHERVPDLASDQWACGVRDWHQVATAMNPIKQ
- a CDS encoding uncharacterized protein (Compare to YALI0B19096g, weakly similar to CA2780|IPF3831 Candida albicans unknown function) — its product is MVKRRLENDPETCHKRPTASPLTRLPAELKNAICDLLPKRDIRAVSLVSHDLRHAACDKLFGDFYLSWDSLAPTRDYLASDSCGIAGYIHTLHITKHSSYAEWHYPELLTEFMSLCPQLSDVTMVISGSSAWLKYVGCDRVTNMTVISGQVQRLQTFNNVNAPAKQISFDIDHLVGFPAVKTLALEGFTVQRDSILNKDGVHEIIPLSRISADKDGSTPVTRLSPSRNETVAVKRLVLENCIWQYPYDVKDFGSIEELEVRLSKGYTVYSHNERFHSFVLSPPPTVRRLTIDLPVEPYHQQLSWTPLKSHRCKQLEYLSIKGFHLPGIQFAAALPASLKQLRFEVGLTQDKEMFHRLDAQADSYRDTFTASTRARTLDVELVGKLVSIEPPTFALPNY